One Bombilactobacillus folatiphilus genomic window, TTTTTTTAAAAGATTAATAAAGGGCACGTTCAGTTGCTGGGCCACATATTCAGCAGCCAGAGTTAATTGTAATTGCCTCGGCCAGTTGTGATTAGGCTGTTTTTGAGCGTCCGTATAGGGTGGCGATAACAAAATTACTTTATATGGGCCAATCAATTGCATCAACTTGTGCAAATTACTTGTGAAAATCCCCGGCTTGATTTCATCATGCACTGAAACGTCATTGACACCAAAACCCAGCACCACGGCAGCGGGATTGAGTTTGACAACATCACGATTCACATGTGTAAGCGCGTCACTAGTTTTGTGGCCCGGAATGGAACGATTAATGACTTGCGTTTGGGGAAACGCAGTGGCGACGCGTTTCGTTATGGCATCGGTGACTTGATTATTGGCCACTCCGCCGAGCGTATCGTCACCAAATAAAACAATTCGTTGCATAAAAATTAACCTCAAGACTTAATTGATAACGCTTATAATTTTGTTATAATAAGCGACAGAACAAAGCAGCCTCAGATGAAACGGGCTGTTTTCTTATTTACTAAATTAATCATATCATGAGTGAGGCAAATAAATGCAAGACTTTATGAATTACAATGAATACTCTAGGCAGCAGTGGTCTCAGTTTCGTGGCGCTGATTTTCATGATATTGGCACCACTGATTTGGATCATGTGCGCTCCGTGGATGATCAGATTTCATTAAAAGATGTTCAAGAAATTTATTTGCCATTACGTCATTTACTGCATCTTTATTTTAAAAATTATCAAGCATTGTCCAAACAAAAAGCGCAATTCTTAGGCAAACAGCCGCAAAAAGTGCCCTTTATCATCGGGATTAGCGGCAGTGTCGCTGTTGGTAAAAGTACGACAGCGCGTTTGTTAAAAGTGATGTTAGAGCGCGCCTATCCTCAATATTGTATTGAACAGATGACGACCGATGGTTTTTTGTATTCTACTAAAGAATTAGAGCAACGCCACATTTTGAACGATAAGGGTTTTCCATGGAGTTATGATAACGAAAAAATCCTGACTTTTTTGGAACAAGTCAAGGCCAATCAAGGACCAGTCAGTTATCCGATTTACTCGCACGAGAGTTACGATATTGTGCCGAACCAAGTTCAGTGGGTGGATCATCCAGATATTTTGATTTTGGAGGGTATCAATGTGTTACAGTCGCCGCAAAATCAAAAATTGTATGTGAGTGATTATTTTGATTTTTCTATTTATATTGATGCTGATCCCAAACTAATTGAAGAATGGTTCATTCACCGTTTCCAAGGCTTTTTGGCAGCTGAAAAGGACCAACCTAATCCGCAAAATTATTACTACCAATTTTTGAATCAACCTTACGAAGAAGTTATGCAGTTGGCGCATCAAGTTTGGCATGATGTTGATTATCGCAATTTAGTTGAATATATTGCACCAACGATGAATCGTGCGGATGTTATTTTGCATAAAACGCATCAACATATGATTGACAAAGTGTTGTTTAAGAAATATTAGGACTGTGCAAGTGTAAAAGTTGTTGGATCTAACTTCTGTAACAAAGTTGAGGGTTGGAGGGGAGCAATCAACGTTAATTGGTGCATCGCCCGCGTTGCTATGGTGTACAAGATGCCTTGGTCGCCAAGTGTTTGATAATTATCAGGGCTGACGTCGTAAGCAATGACGCTGTCAAATTCTAACCCTTTTGCTAAGTACACCGGCAAAATTATAATACCTTGCGGAATTTGGAGGGCTTTTTCAGTTAATAAATGATGTGTCAGTGTGAATTGGTCGTCCAATTTTTGGGCTTGGGCTTGCGTTTTAGTGATAATTGCGACCGTTATTTGATGAGCAAGGTTTATTTTAGCTTGTTGTTCAACTGTTTCTTGCAAATGTGGCGTCAAAATAATTTGCGGTTTTTGACCTTGCCGATTGAACGGTTGAATTTGGTCACCAGAAGCGATGAGTTGCTTGGCAAAATTAGTGATGGCCGCCGTCGAGCGATAGCTTTGGTTGAGCGTAATCACAGCAGTTTTGGCAGCACCTAAAAGCGTGGCAATTTCTTGAAAATGTTCTGTTGGTAAACCATCGGCTTGATAAACGTTTTGTTCAATATCTCCCACCAAAGTGAGTTGGGCTTGAGGAAATGCTTCATGGATATAGGCTAATTGTAAATCAGAATAATCCTGAATTTCATCAATAAATAAATGCTGAATCTGGTGATTTTGCCCGCGTCCAGTGACCAAATAACGCAGATATAAAATGGCCGTCGCATCATCAAGTTGTAAAGAATGCCGCTCCAGCTGTTCTTCAAATTGTTGAATCATTTCTTGCCAAACTATTTGGGAGATGTCCGCTGGCTTAAGTTTACGTAAAAATTGGGCGTAAGTTTGGGTTTCGTCAAACAGATAATCGTTGTAAATAGCATCATATAAAGGTAAATAATGCTGTTGCAAATAATAGTGATTCAAAGCTTGTTGTTGCTGATTAACCTCAGCATCCAACAGCTTTTTTTCTTGCAAAATTTGTTGATATTGGGCGTCACTGAATTGATTAACTGCCTCGACCACCCAGTCGGCGTTCTGTTGTGAGCTAATCAGTTGTTTAACTTGCTGAATCAATTGATTTTTGGTTTGCAAATATTTATCCGCCGGTAACAAATTCTTGGGCCAACTTTGATAGATTTGTTGAATTTGCTCCGCACTAAAAATAATCTCACCTTCAAAATATAGATTCCGAAAAGTTGGTGTTGTCAGCAACTGTTGATAATTTCGTAAGAGCTCAATGAAAGTCTTGCTGGTTTTAAATTGCCGAATTTTTTGATGAGAGCAGTGATTTTGCTGCTCATGTTCGAAGCGTTCAAAGAGTGTTTCAATATGAAAACCTTGCAAACGTTTGGTTAAGAATTCGCTCAAGGTGACTTGACGCATATTTTTTTCGCCTAAACTAGGTAAGACTTCGGCAATATAATTGGAAAAAAGTTTGTTCGGTGAAAACAAAATAATTTGATCGGAGTCCAAGTTTTGACGACTATGATACAGCAAATACGCGATGCGCTGCATAATGGTGGAAGTTTTACCGGAACCGGCAGCACCTTGAACGATGAGCACTTGTGATTTAGTATCTCGGATAATTTGGTTTTGCTTGCGTTGAATGGTAGCCACGATATTTTTCATTTGCGCGCTGCTAGCTTGTCCCAAGGCATTTTGTAAGATTTCATCGCCAATCGTTTCGTTGGTGTCAAACATGTTGGTGATTTGCCCAGCTTTAATCGAAAATTGGCGTTTACGTTGGAGGGCAACTTGTTTGGGACCCGCAGGCGTTTGATATTTGACTTGGCCTAAAGTGCCGTTGTAATAAATTGCCGCAATCGGTGCGCGCCAATCATAAACTAAAAAATTACCTGTTTGGGGATCGTCTAACGAGGCTGTGCCAATATATAAAGTATCAGCTTCTTGATCTTCAACGATATCAATCCGGCCAAAATAAGGAGTTGTTTGTAAATTCAGGAGATTTTTTTGTTTACGCTGCAATAATTCTTCGTCGCTGGTCGAACTGTTCAACAATTGCTTTTGTTGTTGCGTAGTGGCGTAAGTTTCCATGATGTCATCAGTTTCAATATAGTTAGCGCGCGTGTTTGCGCCATAATTAATTTCGACACGGTGACGCTCTTGTTGGACTTGCTCAAGTTTTTGTTCTGTTTGCTGTAATTGTTGGGCAATATTTTGTTCGACATGATTGAGATGGGCTTGTTCTTGTTGTTGCGTATTATTTAAAAAATTCATGGTTCAGTCCTTTCAGTGGCGCCAGAATTAGCTAAGCCAACTGCTGAAAATTATGTTATAATCACATTAACATTTTGTATAATTAAGTGCAAAGTATTGTCAAACTGGGAAAACAGAAACTAGCTGGTGCTGTGAAGCTAGCCCAAGTTGGATAAGAAGTGGAGCTTAATTCATAAACGGTTTTTAGTGCCTTAAGCTATGTGAGTGGTAATTTTTTACAAAACAGGTGGCACCACGGTCATGCGTCCTATTGTTCAATGAACAATAGGACTTTTTTATATTTAGGAGGAAAAATAATGCAACATACGATTTTAACAGCGGATCGCCCAACAGGCAAATTACACATTGGTCATTATATTGGCTCTTTAAAAAACCGGGTGCGGTTGCAAAATAGTGGCGAATATCGAACTTTTATTATGATTGCGGATATGCAGGCGCTTACCGATAATGCGCGCAATCCTGAAAAAATTCAAAACAGTTTGATTGAAGTCGCACTAGATTATTTGGCTGTGGGGATTGATCCTAGCAAATCGACCATTTTTGTACAATCGCAAATTCCAGCATTAAATGAATTGACAATGTACTATCTAGACTTGGTTTCGTTGGCACGGTTAAAGCGCAATCCTACGGTCAAAAGTGAAATTCAACAAAAGGGTTTTGGTGAGAGCGTGCCGGCGGGTTTTTTAGCTTATCCAATCAGTCAAGCCGCGGATATTACGGCTTTTAAAGCCGATACCGTCCCAGTTGGTGATGATCAAGAGCCAATGCTAGAACAGACACGCGAGATTGTGCGGTCATTTAATACAACTTATCAAAAAGACGTTTTGGTGGAGCCAGCTGGCTTGTTTCCACCGAAAGGTCAAGGCCGCTTGCCCGGATTAGATGGCAATGCTAAGATGAGTAAATCGTTAAACAACGCCATTTATTTGTCTGACAGTGCAGACGAACTTCATCAAAAGGTCATGAAAATGTATACGGATCCCAAGCACATTCATGTGGAAGATCCAGGGCAAATTGAAGGTAATATTGTGTTTGACTATCTAGATGTTTTTGCTACGGATCAAAAGCAAGTGGCGGCATTAAAGACGCAGTATCGACATGGTGGCCTTGGCGATGTAAAAGTGAAGTGTTATTTAGAAGAAGTTTTGAATGCTACTCTAGCGCCCATTCGCCAGCGTCGTGGCGAATATGCCAAAGATTTAGGAACGGTTTATCAAATTTTAAAAACAGGTAGTCAAAAAGCAAACGAAGTGGCTGCACAAACCTTGTCGGAAGTACGGGCAGCCATTGGGGTTAATTACTTTGATAAACACTAAATTCAAAAAGAATTAGTTAGAAAAAAGTGTATTTTATTAAAAATACACTTTTTTTATTTGGTAATTCTTGCTATTTGTTCATCGTTGGCATAACGTAATAATAGTTAAACTAATCTGGGGATCTGTGCACTAAATTTTTCCAGATTGGAGTTGCATCAAGCTTTCCAAAATAAATGAGGTGTAATTAATGAACGGCAATATTGACAATAATGGTAAAAAATTTAACCGTTTGGTCATGGTCATTACGCTTTTGTGCGGAACTTTTTGTACCGTGCTCAACGGGACCATTTTAGCGACCGCGTTTCCCACATTGATGCGAACGTTTAATATTTCAGCATCAACAGTTCAATGGTTAACGACTGGTTTTATGATGGTTAATGGGGTTATGATTCCAGTGAGTGCTTGGTTGAGTACACGCATTAATTCAAAAACGCTGTATATTTTTGCTATGAGCACTTTTCTGGTGGGGACGATAATTTGTTATTTTGCACATAGCTTTGGAGTTTTATTGTCAGGGCGCTTGATTCAAGGCGTTGCTGTCGGGATTACAATGCCTTTGATGCAAACAATTATGTTGAGTATTTTTCCCAAAGAAAAACGCGGCATGGCGATGGGGCTTGGCGGCTTGGTGATCGGATTAGCACCAGCGATTGGACCGACCTTATCTGGCTGGGTGATTGATAATTGGACTTGGCGAGATTTGTTCAGCATCATCATTCCAATTGTGGCTTTGGTGGTTGTCGCCAGTTTCTTTACGATGAAGTCAGTTTTAAAAACGTCCAAGAGTTCGATTGATATTTTGTCCATTGTTGAATCAACGGTTGGTTTTGGAACATTGCTGTTTGGTTTTTCATCAGTTGGTGATGATGGTTGGACGTCACCCAAAGTTTATGTCAGCATTATTGTTGGGGTCATCTTTATCGTGTTGTTTGGCTATCGTCAATTAAAATTAACGAAACCATTTTTGGAATTACGCGTCTTTAAATCTTCAGAATATGCTCTGTCAGTTGTTTTGTCTTCGGTAACGAATATGGCCATGATGGGCGTCGAAATGATTTTGCCATTGTATTTGCAAATGGTCAAAGGTTTATCAGCATTTCATTCAGGGTTAGCTTTATTATTGGGAGCTTTAGTTACTGGAATAATGAGTCCTGTAACTGGGGTGGCTTTTGACAAATTTGGGGCCAAACGTTTGGCTACTACTGGCATGTTTTTTTTAACGTCAGGAACGATTCCTTTTATTTTTATCACGCAGCATACGTCAACTGTATTAATTATTGCATTGTACACATTCAGAATGTTTGGAATTTCCATGGTTAATATGCCAGTGACGACTTCAGGCATGAATTCTCTACCATTCGATTTAATCAGTCATGGGACAGCGGTGAACAATACGATTCGCCAGGTTTTTACTTCGATTGGGACGGCGATTTTGACGAGTGTGTTGACCAATGTGACGAATACGGTTAAACCAGCCCATAGGTTGTTGACGCAAGCACCGTTCGCATATAAAAATCAGATGATGAATGCCACGGTGATCGGCTATCGGGCTGCTTTTGCGGTGGCCGTACTTTTTTGTTTAGTGACCTTTACATTATCGTTTAAGTTAAAAGATAAGACGCCAACTTCTAAAATCGTTAAGGAGGCTGCTTAAAATGATTCTTTTTTTGTTAATTGTTTTAACGTTAATCACTTATTTAGGCAGTGTCTATTTAAAAAATCGGCGTGCCAGTTTGTGGATTCGCTGGGTAGGCAATTTGTGTTTGGTGGTCGTATTGGCATTGTTGGTGCTTAATGATTCTTTTCATTTGGGGATGAAGACTATCACGACCAAACAAACGACAGCCATTGAGTCAGTATCTTCCCAAGCTAATTTGTCAATGTTGATGTATAAACCGGTTGGAACTAAAGGAACCGAAAAAGTTTATCTGTATAAAACAAACCACTCACAAAAAGTACAGACGTTGACTCCTGAACAGGCAACCACAAAGGTTGTTCAAACTAAAGGTAAACCCAAATTGGTCCAAAAAAAGCAGCAGTGGGTTTACCAAAATGTGGCGATGAAACAGCTATTTGGGGTTCTAGGCAATGATCATCGTCGAATTAAAACGCAAAATACGTTGTATGTTAAAAATGATTGGTTAGTGCTATCGACCAAACAAGCTAAAATATTACAAAAGAAACTGGCTAATAAGCAAATACAGGCGAGGTTGCAACAACAAATCAAACAAAAAGTCACTGTCAAAATGGCGCAAATGTCAAAAGAACAATTAACGCCACAACAACAAGTGCGGCAGATCCATCGTCTGACCCAACAAGTTCAAAAACAAGCACTTGAGTCTTTATTGAAATAAAAGTAGTGAGGGTTTAAAATCAGATTTTGATTTTAAACTTTTTTTTTCGGCAAAAAACGTAATTTTAGATAGAAACGATTCAGGATAGGACAAAATATGAGTAAACGCGGTTATAAAAAGCAACGTTCAAAAGGTAATCTCTTCTTAGCGATAGTTATTCTCATTGCTATCATCTTTTTTGGTCAAAAGTTACCTAGTCATGATCAAACCAATCAACAAGGCAATGCTAGTGCTTTGTTGAATCTGAAATTTGATCTCACGAAATATCCGCAAAATTATGCTGTAGTAAATCAAAATAATCCGCAGTGGAGTACCGCAGTTGCTCAGGAGATTAAAGATGTCACGCAACAACGTCCACAGTATTTACAACAACTGGCACAACAACAAAAAACGCAATATTCAGCCTTTGATCATTTAGGTCGTACACAAATGGTCACAAGTTTTGTCCGTTATAAAGATGTTGTCAAACATTCATCGCAAGTGATGGCCCGACCTGCTTTTCCATCAACGACGAAAGTGTCGGGAGAATATCAAGATGGTCATTTTGATGCTCAACAAAATCGTTGGACTGGGACAGTTTCGAACAATCAAATTGTCCAGTTGTCCGGTTATCGGGGCTACCTTTATAATAAAAGTCATTTATTGGCTTGGTCGTTGGGTGGTTCGATGGATAGTGACAATATTATTTTGGGAACGCGTGCCCAAAATGTCGGGACCAATAATAGTCGAGATCCCGGTGGTATGGCGTACGCTGAAACTAAAGTCCGCAATTACTTGCGTCAAAATCAGGATGAAGTGGTCTTTTATCAGGCAACGCCTATCTATTCTGGTCAGGAATTGGTCCCACGAGGGGTGCAAGTGCAAGCCCAAGCGCTTAAAAATCCGCAAGCTCTCAAAATTAATATCTGGACATTTAATGCACAAGCTGGTGTAGCGTTGAATTATCAAACCGGACAAGCTAGTGTTAATTAAATTTGCTTAATTATTTTTTATGAGTTGGTTTTAATGGTCGAAATTTGGTCCTAAATTGTGTATTCTATTAATTGTGAACAGGAGGATCTTATGACCAAAATTGCCTTGATTGATGTCGGTTCTAATTCAATTAGAATGGCTATTTACCAGAT contains:
- a CDS encoding SGNH/GDSL hydrolase family protein, whose amino-acid sequence is MQRIVLFGDDTLGGVANNQVTDAITKRVATAFPQTQVINRSIPGHKTSDALTHVNRDVVKLNPAAVVLGFGVNDVSVHDEIKPGIFTSNLHKLMQLIGPYKVILLSPPYTDAQKQPNHNWPRQLQLTLAAEYVAQQLNVPFINLLKKMQHSHYAAKAYLQADGRNLNELGWDLLMSLIKPLLTQLLKK
- the coaA gene encoding type I pantothenate kinase codes for the protein MQDFMNYNEYSRQQWSQFRGADFHDIGTTDLDHVRSVDDQISLKDVQEIYLPLRHLLHLYFKNYQALSKQKAQFLGKQPQKVPFIIGISGSVAVGKSTTARLLKVMLERAYPQYCIEQMTTDGFLYSTKELEQRHILNDKGFPWSYDNEKILTFLEQVKANQGPVSYPIYSHESYDIVPNQVQWVDHPDILILEGINVLQSPQNQKLYVSDYFDFSIYIDADPKLIEEWFIHRFQGFLAAEKDQPNPQNYYYQFLNQPYEEVMQLAHQVWHDVDYRNLVEYIAPTMNRADVILHKTHQHMIDKVLFKKY
- the helD gene encoding RNA polymerase recycling motor HelD → MNFLNNTQQQEQAHLNHVEQNIAQQLQQTEQKLEQVQQERHRVEINYGANTRANYIETDDIMETYATTQQQKQLLNSSTSDEELLQRKQKNLLNLQTTPYFGRIDIVEDQEADTLYIGTASLDDPQTGNFLVYDWRAPIAAIYYNGTLGQVKYQTPAGPKQVALQRKRQFSIKAGQITNMFDTNETIGDEILQNALGQASSAQMKNIVATIQRKQNQIIRDTKSQVLIVQGAAGSGKTSTIMQRIAYLLYHSRQNLDSDQIILFSPNKLFSNYIAEVLPSLGEKNMRQVTLSEFLTKRLQGFHIETLFERFEHEQQNHCSHQKIRQFKTSKTFIELLRNYQQLLTTPTFRNLYFEGEIIFSAEQIQQIYQSWPKNLLPADKYLQTKNQLIQQVKQLISSQQNADWVVEAVNQFSDAQYQQILQEKKLLDAEVNQQQQALNHYYLQQHYLPLYDAIYNDYLFDETQTYAQFLRKLKPADISQIVWQEMIQQFEEQLERHSLQLDDATAILYLRYLVTGRGQNHQIQHLFIDEIQDYSDLQLAYIHEAFPQAQLTLVGDIEQNVYQADGLPTEHFQEIATLLGAAKTAVITLNQSYRSTAAITNFAKQLIASGDQIQPFNRQGQKPQIILTPHLQETVEQQAKINLAHQITVAIITKTQAQAQKLDDQFTLTHHLLTEKALQIPQGIIILPVYLAKGLEFDSVIAYDVSPDNYQTLGDQGILYTIATRAMHQLTLIAPLQPSTLLQKLDPTTFTLAQS
- the trpS gene encoding tryptophan--tRNA ligase; its protein translation is MQHTILTADRPTGKLHIGHYIGSLKNRVRLQNSGEYRTFIMIADMQALTDNARNPEKIQNSLIEVALDYLAVGIDPSKSTIFVQSQIPALNELTMYYLDLVSLARLKRNPTVKSEIQQKGFGESVPAGFLAYPISQAADITAFKADTVPVGDDQEPMLEQTREIVRSFNTTYQKDVLVEPAGLFPPKGQGRLPGLDGNAKMSKSLNNAIYLSDSADELHQKVMKMYTDPKHIHVEDPGQIEGNIVFDYLDVFATDQKQVAALKTQYRHGGLGDVKVKCYLEEVLNATLAPIRQRRGEYAKDLGTVYQILKTGSQKANEVAAQTLSEVRAAIGVNYFDKH
- a CDS encoding MDR family MFS transporter translates to MNGNIDNNGKKFNRLVMVITLLCGTFCTVLNGTILATAFPTLMRTFNISASTVQWLTTGFMMVNGVMIPVSAWLSTRINSKTLYIFAMSTFLVGTIICYFAHSFGVLLSGRLIQGVAVGITMPLMQTIMLSIFPKEKRGMAMGLGGLVIGLAPAIGPTLSGWVIDNWTWRDLFSIIIPIVALVVVASFFTMKSVLKTSKSSIDILSIVESTVGFGTLLFGFSSVGDDGWTSPKVYVSIIVGVIFIVLFGYRQLKLTKPFLELRVFKSSEYALSVVLSSVTNMAMMGVEMILPLYLQMVKGLSAFHSGLALLLGALVTGIMSPVTGVAFDKFGAKRLATTGMFFLTSGTIPFIFITQHTSTVLIIALYTFRMFGISMVNMPVTTSGMNSLPFDLISHGTAVNNTIRQVFTSIGTAILTSVLTNVTNTVKPAHRLLTQAPFAYKNQMMNATVIGYRAAFAVAVLFCLVTFTLSFKLKDKTPTSKIVKEAA
- a CDS encoding DUF4811 domain-containing protein, which produces MILFLLIVLTLITYLGSVYLKNRRASLWIRWVGNLCLVVVLALLVLNDSFHLGMKTITTKQTTAIESVSSQANLSMLMYKPVGTKGTEKVYLYKTNHSQKVQTLTPEQATTKVVQTKGKPKLVQKKQQWVYQNVAMKQLFGVLGNDHRRIKTQNTLYVKNDWLVLSTKQAKILQKKLANKQIQARLQQQIKQKVTVKMAQMSKEQLTPQQQVRQIHRLTQQVQKQALESLLK
- a CDS encoding DNA/RNA non-specific endonuclease; this translates as MSKRGYKKQRSKGNLFLAIVILIAIIFFGQKLPSHDQTNQQGNASALLNLKFDLTKYPQNYAVVNQNNPQWSTAVAQEIKDVTQQRPQYLQQLAQQQKTQYSAFDHLGRTQMVTSFVRYKDVVKHSSQVMARPAFPSTTKVSGEYQDGHFDAQQNRWTGTVSNNQIVQLSGYRGYLYNKSHLLAWSLGGSMDSDNIILGTRAQNVGTNNSRDPGGMAYAETKVRNYLRQNQDEVVFYQATPIYSGQELVPRGVQVQAQALKNPQALKINIWTFNAQAGVALNYQTGQASVN